The Stenotrophomonas sp. BIO128-Bstrain region CACGTCCTGCAGGCCACGCTGCTCGTGCATCGCACGCCGGACGATCAGGGAAAATTCCCGCCAGTGCATGCCGGCCAGGGCATTCAGGCCAAGCTGGGTCTCCTTGCGCTTCCGTTTGATCAGCCAGAAGTAGGCCGTGGCCAGAAACCAGGCGATGAGGGCCAACAGCAGGGCCAGAATCCAGGAGAGCATGCAGGGGGATATGAACAGGGAAGTGCGATAGACAGTTTATATGCGCCTTTGCACGTCAGCGGCGCGTCGTTGCCGCACGCATGGGCATCGGGCGATCACGTCGGTGACGGCCGTCTCACTTTGTGGCGGTGTGGCGATCGAGCGCCCACAAAAAACCCGCCAATCCAAAGCCGTGAGGGGAGGGAACAAACGGCGGTGGAAGCGATTGGCGGGTCGATTTCGATTGTCAACAAAGTCGTGCTGCTTTGCAACAAACGAGGTCGGATCAGTTCAGTCAGGCGTCGGAGGTCGGCGACTGGTGCGTCCCCGGCGACGGATCGGCCGACGGGGAGGCATTGCGGGCCTCGGCGCGGTTGACCCGGGTGTTGAGCGCATCGATCCGGGCATTGAGCGCGGCCACGTCCTCGGCGGTCGGGATGTGCAGGCGCTTGAGCACGCCCTGGACCCGGTCATCGAAGGCCTTCTCGACCTTGTCCCAGGTGCCGCTGGCCTTTTCACGGGCCTCGCCGAGGTGTTCCTCGACATTGTCGCGCCAGCGCGGCGTATCGCCGGCCTGCTCACGGTTGCGGGCCTCGATGTTCTCGCCTTCCTTGACCAGGTTGTCGAAGACCCGGCTGCCTTCGGCCTGTGCGCGCCCGAAGGCGCCAAGCCCCGCCAGCCAGATCTGCTGGGCCGAATCGGTCAGCTTGCGCGAGAAGCGCTCGGCCTGATCCTGCAGCGAGGGCTTCTCGCCGGGGATGCGATCGTCGAAGTCGTTGGGTGAATTCATGGGGCGATCCCTGTGGGTGGACACCCTTGGATCGTATGCATCGCCGGCTTCAAGCGATGTGATGGCCGGCGCCTGTGCAGCGCCGGGCCGGGTGTCGGTTCAGCCGAGCTTTTCCTGCAGCACGCGCTGGATCTCGCTTTCCACCATGCTTTTCATGGCCGAGAGCAGGAAGCCGAGCTTGGCGGTGACCTGCACCTGGCCGGGCTGCAGCGCGATCGCGCCATCCACGCCGGAGCCGCTGAAGTTCAGCACGTCGCCCACCCAGCTGGACTGCAGGCCGAAACGCTCGGACAGTTTGGCGGCGACTTCTTCGATGGCCTTGCGCGCGTTTTCGGCGGGCAGGGAGTGGGCGTGACGGATATCGATGGTGGACATACAGTCTCCTGGCGGACAACGGCGCGGATTCGGGCGTGCATTGTGCGCATCCTCAGGCACAACTCCAAGGTCTGCGTCACACTTCTTCTTCCCTGACATTCAACCTGCTAGGCTGCGCCGCGTGCAGAACCTGCTAGTCCACTTTACTCAACGCCAACACCCCGACCAGCCGCTGCGGCCCGGGGTGCAGCGCATCGTGCGTCATGCTTCGGGCACTGTCCGGCTTGGCGATGACACTCCCGGCACCTTGTTGCTGGCCCAGTTCTGCCTGGACGACCGCGGCTTGTGGCTGCAGGTCGCCAGCGGCATCCGCGGCATCCACGTCAACGGCCGCCCGGTGCGGCGGATGGCGCTGCTGCGCGCGGGCGACGCCGTTTACGCCGATGGGGTAGAGATGGTGGTGCAGGGCGACTGCGAGGCCGTTGCGCACGCACCGCCGCGCAGCGATGACGGTGGCGATGACCAGCGTCTGTTGCGTGGCGTCGGCGGCCAGCACCACGGGCGCAGCTTCACCCTGGATCGCCCGCGCGTGATCGGGCGCGGGCCGGAGGCGGACATCGTCATCGACGACCCCGCCTTCGCCGAGCAGCACGCCCGCCTTGAGCAGCACGGCGAGCGCCTGTTGCTGCGCGACCTGGGCGCCGGTGAGTCGACCCGGGTCAATGGCGTCACCGTTCGCCACTGCTGGCTGCAGCCCGGTGACCAGCTGGTCTTCGATGCCCAGCACCGCTTCGTGCTCGAGGTGCCGCATGACGGCCGCAAGCGCATCGTGGTCGAGGAAGAAGACGACGGCTTCGAAGCGCGCCAGCGCCCGGAACCGGTGGCCGTGCCCAAGCGGGTGAGCCGCTGGCCGTGGCTGCTGGTCAGTGCGCTGCTGCTCGCGGCAGCGATCAGCGGCCTGCTCTGGTTCGGGGCGAGGTAGTGCCGGCCGCTGGCCGGCAACCAGGCACACCTGGCGTGGGCCATTAGATTCGTTTGCAACCAAATTCGCCTTGTCCTGCAAGGCCTAAAGGCTGGTGCACTGCGGCATACTAGGGGTCTTGCCCCATAGGTGTGACATGACGCGCGCGTTCAATTTCAGTGCCGGCCCTGCAACCCTGCCGGAATCGGTCCTGCGCCAGGCGCAGGAAGAGATGTTGGAGTGGAACGGCGCGGGCGCCTCCATTGTCGAAATGAGTCACCGCGGCCCGGAGTTCATGGCCGTCGCCGCCCAGGCCGAGGCCGATCTGCGCCGCCTGATCGGCATTCCGGACGACTACGCGGTGATGTTCCTGGCCGGCGGCGCGACCACCCAGCAGGCCCTGCTCGCGCTCAACTTCGCCCAGCCCGGCCAGACCGTGGATTACGTGCTCACCGGGCACTGGGGCAAGACCGCGATCAAGCAGGTCAGCCCGTATGTTTCGGTCAACGTGGCTGCCAGCAGCGAGGCCAACGGCTTCCACGACATCCCGGCACGCGCCAGCTGGCAGCTCTCCGACGATGCCGCGTACGTGCACATCACCGCCAACGAAACCATCCACGGCGTCGAGTTCCGTGACACCCCCGACGTGGGCACGGTGCCGCTGTTCGCCGATTTCAGCTCGTCGATCGCCAGCGAACCGCTGGATGTCAGCCGGTACGGCCTGATCTACGCCGGGGCGCAGAAGAATCTCGGCCCGGTCGGCGTATCGGTCGTGATCGTGCGCCGCGACCTGCTCGAGCGCAGCGGCCAGCCGCGCGCGGACATTTTCGATTACCGCTCGCATGTCGCCCGCGATTCCATGCTCAACACCCCGCCGACCTGGAACTGGTACCTGGCCGGCCTGGTGTTCCAGTGGATGCTGGCCGAAGGTGGCGTGGAAGAATTCGCGCGTCGCAACGCGGTCAAGTCGGGCCTGGTGTACGAGGCGATCGACCAGTCCGGCGGCTTCTACCGCAACAACGTGGTGCCGGCCGCGCGCTCGCGCATGAACATCCCGTTTTTCCTGCCCGACGACACGCTCAATGCCCGTTTCGTCAGTGAATCCAAAGCCGCCGGCCTGCTGGCGCTGAAGGGGCACAAGGCGGTCGGCGGCATCCGTGCCTCGCTGTACAACGCCATGCCGGTGGAGGGCGCGCAGGCGCTGGCCGCCTTCATGCGCGATTTCCAGCAGCGCAACGGCTGACGCATTCGTTTTTCCCGGGGCGCCTGCCGCCCCACCGCAATTGGAACCCAGATGGCCACCAAACCCGCCAAGCCCAAGGCCGCCAAGCCGGCGCCGACCACGCCCAAGGCTGCTGCCCCCGCGAAGAAGGCCAAGGCCGCCAAGCGTGATACCGCGCCGGCCGTTGCCGCGCCCGTGCTGTCGGACGTGCGCGCCAAGATCGACCATATCGACCGCAGCATCCAGGCACTGATCGCCGAGCGCGCCAACTTCGCCCACCAGGTCGGCAAGGCCAAGGGCAAGCTCGCCGCCGCCGTGGATTACTACCGCCCCGAGCGCGAAGCCCAGGTACTGCGCATGGTGGTGGACCGCAACGAGGGCCCGCTCAGCGATGAAGTGCTGGTGCATGTTTACCGCGAAATCATGTCGGCCTGCCTGGCCCAGCAGGAGCCGCTGAAGATCGGCTACCTCGGTCCGGAAGGCACCTTCAGCCAGCAGGCGGTGCTCAAGCATTTCGGCCGCTCGGCGCTGGGCCTGCCGCTGGCCAGCATCGAGGAAGTCTTCCAGGAAGTGGAAGCGGGCAATGCCGATTTCGGCGTGGTGCCGGTGGAAAACTCCGGGCAGGGCACGATCCAGATCACGCTGGACATGTTCCTGACCTCCAACCTGAAGATCTGTGGCGAAGTGGAACTGCGCGTGCAGCAGTACCTGATGTCGCGCAGCGGCCGGCTGGAAGATGTCGAGCGCGTCTACGGCCACCCGCAGTCGTTCATGCAGACCTCCTCGTGGCTGCGCGCCAACCTGCCCAAGGCCGAGAAGATCCCGGTATCCAGCAATGCCGAAGGTGCGCGCCGCGCCCGCAATGCCGATGACGCCGCGGCGATCGGCGGCGAGAGTGCCGGGCATGTGTACGGCCTGAAGAAGGTGGTGACCAAGCCGATCCAGAACGATGCGGACAACACCACGCGCTTCCTGGTGATCGGCCGCAACATCTTCCCGACCTCCGGCCACGACCGCACCTCGGTGCTGGTGTTCATCCACGACAAGCCCGGCGCGCTGTTCGATGTGCTCAGCCCGTTCGCGCGGCATGGCATCAGCATGAACCGGATCGAGTCGCGTCCCTCGCACAACGCCAAGTGGGAGTACGGCTTCTTCATCGACCTGGCTGGCCACGTTGACGACGAGGCGATGCAGGCGGCCCTGGCCGAACTGAAAGCCCACTCGGCGCAGATCAAGATCCTCGGCTCCTATCCGGTTGCCGTGCCCTGATCCGAACGGCGTAGCCGCGCTGCGCGCTACGCCCGGCCCGGCGCCCGCATGGGCACTGCGGCCCTTCCGCACACCGTTGCATCGCCGCTGCGGCGGCCCCGCCCCATAGGATTTCCGATGACCGCATCTCCGTACTGGATCGCCCACAAGGGCCAGCCCCTGCAGGGCAGCCTGACCATTCCCGGCGACAAGTCCGTCTCGCACCGTTCGGTGATGTTCGCCGCGCTGGCCGATGGCGTGTCGCGCATCGATGGCTTCCTGGAAGGCGAAGACACCCGCGCCACGGCCGCGATCTTTTCGCAGATGGGCGTGCGCATCGACACCCCGTCGCCGTCGCAGCGCATCGTGCATGGCGTGGGGGTGGATGGCCTGCAGGCGCCGAGCGCCCCGCTGGATTGCGGCAACGCCGGCACCGGCATGCGTCTGCTGGCCGGGCTGCTGGCCGCGCAGCCGTTCGATTCGGTGATGGTCGGCGATGAATCGCTGTCGCGCCGCCCGATGCGCCGCGTGACCGGCCCGCTGGGCGAGATGGGCGCGAAGATCGAGACCGAGGCCAATGGCACGCCGCCACTGCGCGTGCAGGGCGGGCAGACGCTGCGCGGTATCGCGTTCGCCTCGCCGGTCGCCAGTGCGCAGGTCAAATCCGCCGTGCTGCTGGCCGGGCTGTATGCCGAGGGCGAAACCTCGGTCATCGAGCCGCACCCGACCCGCGACTACAGCGAACGCATGCTGCGCGCGTTCGGCGTGGATATCGAGTTCTCGCCGGGCAAGGCCCGCCTGCGCGGTGGCCAGCGCCTGCGCCCGACCGATATCGTGGTGCCGGCCGATTTCTCCTCGGCGGCGTTCTTCCTCGTGGCCGCCAGCGTCATCCCGGGCTCCGAACTGCGCCTGCGCGCGGTCGGCCTCAACCCGCGCCGCACCGGTCTGCTGGCCGCGCTGCGCCTGATGGGCGCGGACATCACCGAAGAGAACCACGCCGAGCAGGGTGGGGAAGCGGTGGCCGATCTGGTGGTGCGTTACGCGCCCCTGCACGGCGCCGAGATTCCCGAAGCGCTGGTGCCGGACATGATCGATGAGTTCCCGGCGTTGTTCGTCGCCGCGGCCGCCGCGCAGGGCAACACCGTGGTGCGTGGCGCGGCCGAGCTGCGGGTCAAGGAATCGGACCGCCTGGCCGCGATGGCGACCGGCCTGCGCACGCTGGGCGTGCAGGTGGACGAGACTGAGGACGGCGCGACGATCCATGGCGGCGCGGCGCTGGGCAGCGGCACCATCGAAAGCCATGGCGATCACCGCATCGCGATGGCCTTCGCCATTGCCGGCCAGCTCAGCACGGGCGAGGTGCGGGTCAATGACATCGCCAACGTAGCGACCTCGTTCCCGGATTTCGATGGTCTGGCGACCGGCGCAGGTTTCGGGCTTCGCGCCGGCTGAGATAATGCCGGGTTCTGCCGCTGCTGCGTCCAGACGTCGGGTATGCGTGGTTGCCGGGCAGCACCCGGCACTACCTTGACCTGGCATCGTCGCGGTACTTCACGGAACAAAAAAAGGGAGGCCATTGGCCTCCCTTTTCGTTTCCGCCTCAGTGCATCAGGTTAGCGCTCGGTGCGGAAATCCACCGGAACGCGCACCACGCTGGCGACGGCGCGGCCGTTATGCATGGCCGGCTCGAACTTCCAGTCGCGCACGGTGGTCAGCACCGCACGGTCCAGATCGCGATCACGCGTACCACTGCGCTGCACGATGTTGGCGTCGGTCACCTGGCCGCGGGTATCCACGTTGAGGCTGGCCACAACACTCCCCTGCACGCCGCTGCGCAGCGCCGTACGCGGATAGGCCGGCTTGGCATTGCTCGCCAGCGGGCGGGCCTCACGATTGCGCACGGCCGGGGTCACCTTGCGCTGCTCGGTAGCCGGAGCCGCTTGGCGCGCCGCCGGGGCCGGCGTCGTCGCTACCGGTGCGGTCTCGGTGGCGGGCAGCATGCGCTGGCCGACCGGCGCGTCGTTGGTATCGCCCGGGGTGGCATATCGCAGCCACACCAGCGCAGCGGCGAACATCGCCACGATCAACGCCACCCACAACCAGGGTGACGTACGGCGATTGTGGGGCTCATCGATCACGTCGCGCTGATGCTGCGGCGAGCGGGGCATGTCCGGGGCATGGGTAACACTCATGGCTGACTCCTGGTGTCGATGTGACACCCGCAGTCTTGCGCGTACCCGGTTGCGGATGTGTCAGCGCACCGTCAACGCCGCGACTGCATTGCCATCAAGGTTCAGTTTGCTGAGCCGTTGCAAAATCACCGCGTGATGCGGTGATGAATCACTGCGGAGTGAAGTCGAACGGTACTTCCAGGCTTCCAGGCACCGGCACACCATTGCTCTGCGCCGGCTGGAAGCGCCAGCGGCGCACTGCATCGGAGGCGGCGCGATCAAGGTCGCGTGAACCGCTGCGCTGGATCAAGGTCACGGCCGAGGGATAGCCGGTGGCATCCACATCCACACGGACCACAACCGTGCCGCGGTCACCCCGGCGCAGTGCGGCTGGCGGGTAGCTGGGCGGCGGCGACTGGTCGGCAATCGGCTGCGGGCGGTCGCTCGGTGCCATCGCCACAGGCGCAGCGGGCGCGGCAGGTGCGGCGGGCGCAGCCGGCGGCGGCGGCGGGGCGGTCTCCACCAGCTGCGGCTTTTCTTCATTGGCCGGCGGCGCCTTGGCGTCGGGCATGTCGCTGGAGCCGGCCGCAGCGGCCAGTGGCTCGGGCAGGGGCTCGACCTCGGCCACCTGGGCAGGGGTCTGCGCGGCGGGGTCGGCCTTGTAGAAGCCGTCCTTGCGGCTGCTCAGCCACACCACCAGGAACAGCAGCACGCCCGCACCGAAGGCGATCGCGGCGATCTTGAGGCTGCGGCGGGGCAGCTGGAAAGTGATGTTCTTGCCAGAAGTCGAGCGGGAAGCAGACATGGGGCATACCGTATGGATCACCGCGATTCTGCCACGCCCGGGATGAACCGGCGGCAGAAAAACGCATAACAGGCGATAATCCCCCTCCGAATCCGTAGACCCCTCTGCCGCCATGCTCGATCCAGCCCTGCTCCGCCAACAGCCCGCCGACCTTGCCGAACGCCTGCGCTCCTCGCGCGGTTTCGAGCTGGATGTCTCCGGGCTGGAGTCGCTGGAAGCCGATCGCAAGCGGATCCAGGTGCGTACCCAGGAGCTGCAGAGCCTGCGCAACAGCCGTTCCAAGGCCATCGGCCAGGCCAAGGCCAAGGGCGAAGACGTCTCGGCGATCATGGCCGAGGTGGCCGCGTTCGCCGATGAACTGAAAGCCTCGGAACTGGCCCTGGATGTGCTGCGCGAGAAGATCGAAGCCATCGCGCTGGGCATCCCGAACCTGCCGGCCGAGGATGTGCCGGCGGGCAAGGATGAATCGGAGAATGTCGAGCAGAAGCGCTGGGGTACTCCGCGCGCGTTCGATTTCCCGGTGCTTGATCATGTCGAGCTGGGCGCCCGCAACCGCAGGCTGGATGGCGAGACCGCGGCCAAATTGTCCGGCTCGCGCTTCACCGTGCTGCGTGGCCCGATCGCGCGCCTGCACCGCGCCCTGGCGCAGTTCATGCTCGACCTGCATACCGGTGAGCACGGCTATGAAGAGACCAACGTCCCGACCCTGGTCAACGCCGAGTCGCTGCGTGGGACCAGCCAGCTGCCGAAGTTCGAGGACGACCTGTTCAAGACTGCCGTAGGCGAGTCCACCCGCTACCTGATCCCGACCTCGGAAGTGCCGCTGACCAACATCGTGCGCGATGAAATCATCGACGCCGAGCAGCTGCCGCTGCGCATGACCGCCCATTCGCTGTGCTTCCGCGCCGAAGCCGGCAGCGGCGGCCGCGACGTGCGCGGCATGATCCGCCAGCACCAGTTCGAGAAGGTGGAACTGGTCGCCGCCTGTACCCCGGCGCAGAGCGATGAAGAGCACCAGCGCATGACCCGCTGTGCCGAAGTCGTGCTGGAAAAGCTGGGCCTGCCTTACCGCAAGGTGCTGCTGTGCACCGGCGACATGGGCTTTGCCGCCATCAAGACCTACGACCTGGAAGTGTGGCTGCCCTCGCAGGACACCTACCGCGAAATCTCTTCGTGCTCCAACTGTGGTGATTTCCAGGCGCGACGCATGCAGGCCCGCTGGCGCAACCCGGAAACCAGCAAGCCCGAACTGCTGCACACGCTCAACGGTTCGGGCGTGGCGGTCGGCCGCGCGATGATCGCGGTGATGGAGAACTACCAGAACGCCGACGGCAGCATCACCGTGCCGGACGTGCTCAAGCCCTACATGGGCGGGCTGGATGTCATCGGCTGATCCAGCGCCGTGACGCATGGAAAAAACCCGCCGCAAGGCGGGTTTTTTGTTGGTGCTTCGGTAGAGCCACCCCATGGGTGGCTTCCGTACTGGTCATGCATCACCTGCAGCCACCCATGGGGTGGCTCTACCCGTCCGTCATCGGCGCCAGCACGCCCAACGGCACCCAGCCGGACGTGGTGCCGCCAACCAGCTCGCACCACACCCAGCTGTTGAGCTCGCGCTCACCGCGCACGTGTTGACCCACATCCACGTCCAGTTCGCGCGCGCAGTAAGCCTCGGCCGCCACCGCATCGCCCTGCGCGTTGCGGCCGATCACCTGCGCCGGTACCCAGCCGGCGGCCTGTCCCGGCGTCTGGCACAGATACCAGTTGTCCCAGCCTTCGGGCCCCTGGTAGCGCTCACCGACCTGCAGCGGATCGCCGGGCTGCAGGGTGATCGGGTGGGGGAACTCGCTGCGGTGGGTCTGGATGACGCGGTAATCCATGCGGAATCAGCCATGTGTAAAGAGCCCCCAGCTTAGCGGCCATTGCCGCGACGCTGCAGCGTTGATTGCGTCAGCAATGCGGCTTCAAGTGAGGAAGAGAAGCAGGTCAGAAAACGCCGCGATGAAATGTAGGGGAGGTTGGTAGCCGAGTGGGTGGCACTCGGCGTGGAGGGCCGCAGAGACGGCAGGCACGGGGCTTCGCGGATGAGCATCCGGTAGGCGACCCATACGGCCCGCACGTGGTGGTGTGATCGATGCCCATTTTCTCCGGCACACAGCGAACAGGCTGGGCACCGACATCTACTTCCACAGGACGCCCCGTGAACACAGCGGCCGCACCCCTCCCATCCTCCAATCCCGCCGGCATCGCTGCATGGCTGATGCTGGGCATTGCCTGGCTGTGCTTCCTGATCCCGTTCCCGGGTCTCGGGATGTTCCTCGGCTGGCCGCTCAATATGGTCGCCTTCATCCTGGCCGTCGTGGCGGTGGCCAAGGGCGGCGCCGGCAAAGGCATCGCCCAGCTCCTGCTGTCCCTCGTCGCCTCCCCGCTGGTCTACCTCGTGGGCGTCGTGGTGTTCGCCGGCACCGTCAGCGCGATCGGTCAGCCGGCCCTCGATGCCCAGGCCAACGCGGGCAAGGGCCGCCAGCAGGACATCACCATCGCGCCTGTCGCGCCTGTCGAAATCACGGCACGCCAGCTCCATCGGGACTACGAGGCCAATGAGGTCGCCGCCGACGTCCTCTACAAAGGCAAGCGGCTGCTGATCACCGGCGAAGTTGCCAGCATCCAGACGGATCTGATGGATAAGCCGCAGGTGCAGCTGAAGGCCGGAAGCGTCGACCAGGTGATGATCTCCGGTCTCTCCAGGGAAGAGGCCGGCGCGCTCGGCAAAGGCGACACTGTGCTCGCGGCCTGCACGGGCAACGGCATGATCCTGGGATCACCGATGACGCGCGACTGCGAACTGCAGTAAGGCCGAGCCGCGTCCAAAAAAGATGGCCCCGGGAGGGGCCATCTCTGCCACACCCACACCGTCACGACGAGGGGGAGGGAACGGCGTGGGTCCTGCGCGGCTCAGGCTGCGGCGAGTTCTTCCGGCTGCGGCAGCGCGGCCAGGGCCTGGGCAATCGCATCGGTGCGGTGCTGCGGCGAGTAGGCGATGCCCTCGGCCCGCACGAACTCAACGTTGTCGATGCCGAAGAAGGCGAAGACCTGGCGCAGGTAGGGGTCCTGGAAGTCGGTCGGGGCACCGGTGTGCAGGCCGCCGCGGCTGCTGGCCACGATCACGCGCTTGCCGCCGGCCAGGCCCACCGGGCCATTCTCGGTGTACTTGAAGGTGCGCCCAGCCACGGCCAGGCGGTCGATCCACGCCTTGAGGGTGGAGGCGACGCTGAAGTTGTACATTGGGGAGCCGATGACCACCACGTCGGCGGCCAGGAACTGCGCCAGCACCTGCTCGGCGTCAGCCACTTCGGCCGGATCGGACTGGGCCAGGGACGAGCTGCGCAGGTGCGGGACCGGCTGAGCATCGAGGTCGCGGTAGCTCACGTCCAGACCCGGCACCTGGTCGCGCCACTGCTGGACCACGGCGGCGGAGAGCTGGCGGGAAACCGAGTTGTCGCCAAGTACGCTGGCGTCGATGTGAAGAAGCTTCATGGCAATCACCTGTTATCTGGGGAGGGGCGGGGCAAGGCGCCGCCGACGGAGATCAGGTTAGGTTGTTGCCTGTTTGGAATAAAGGTGGTTGAATACCACGTATTGTTCTATATCTGGAACTTCGGTATGCAAGACCTCAACGACCTCTACTACTTCGCCATGGTGGTGGATCATGGTGGCTTCGCCGCAGCAGAACGCGCGCTCGGCATCCCCAAATCCCGCCTGAGTCGCCGTATCAGCCAGCTGGAAACTGATCTGGGCGTCCGCCTGCTGCAGCGCTCCACGCGCCGCTTCGCGGTGACCGACGTCGGCACCAGCGTGCATCGCCACGCGCAGACCATGCTCGCCGAGGCCCAGGCTGCGCGAGAGGTGGTGGACCGCCTCAGCGCCGAGCCGCGCGGCCTGGTGCGCGCCAGCGTGCCGGTCTCGCTCGCGCAGATGCAGCTGCCCAAGCTGCTGCCGATCTTCCTGGCGCAGTACCCCAAAGTGCGGCTGCAGCTGAACATCAGCAACCGCCGCGTGGACATCATCAACGAAGGCTACGACGTCGCCCTGCGCGTGCGCTCGCGCCTGGATGACGATGGCAGCCTGGTGATGCGCAGCTTCGGCCAGGTCCAGGAACTGCTGGTCGCCAGCCCCAAGTACCTGGATCGCGCCGGCCGCCCGAAAGACCCGGACGAGCTGACCAACCACGTCACCCTGAGCATCAGCGAAGACGAAGCCCGCCAACGCTGGGAACTGCACGGCCCGGAAGGCGCGGTCCGCCGCGTGGACCTGCAGCCGCGCGTGGCTGGTTTCGATTTCCCGCTGCTGCAGAGCATGGTCAAGGACGGTTTTGGCATCACCATGCTGCCGGAAACCGTCTGCGCCGACGCCGTGCGCAACGGCGAACTGGAAGTGGTGCTGCCGGACTGGTCGCTGCCGCAGGGTATCTGCCATGCCGTCTTCGCCTCCCGCCGCGGCCTGCTGCCGGCGGTGCGCGTGTTCATCGACTTCCTGGCCGAGCACCTGCCGCCGCAGCTGGAGGCTTCGCGCCTGGATTGCGGTGGCGCGTGCGAGCGGGCCAAGGAGAAGATCAAGGCGAGTGCGCTGGGTGCCCTGGCGGTGGATGCGGGCTGAGCCCGACAGCCGGCGGGTGGGCAAATCCCACCTGAAATGCGAGAATGCGACCCCCGGCCCATGCCGGGGAGCCATGCCGGACGGGGCGCTGCCCTGGCCGGTTGCTTGGGTTGCAATGACCTGGGCACGCGGGGCGCGGAAGCGCTGCCGATACGGAGAGATGGCCGAGCGGTTTAAGGCACCGGTCTTGAAAACCGGCGAAGGGTCATTCCTTCCGTGGGTTCGAATCCCACTCTCTCCGCCAGACGTATGAACTAAGCTCCTGTTTTTTAGGGGCTTTTTTCATTTCTGGCCTCGCTGGTGTGCCATCTGGTATGCCACGGCAGGCTGGCTTGCTTTGGATGCTAAAGGACGGCCACGGATATCTAGTCTGAGTAAGGAAGGTCCTGTGCCGACACTTGGGCAGCCCTCCTAATTTGGGTGTGCTGGAGCATGGCCGCTTGTCTGCGGTGACCCGGACCTCTTTGAGTTTGTGTCGACTGCTGGGTTTCCCTTATCGGGTCGCTTTCCATCCCTGTAGAGTGCCGGCGGTACTCTCTACAGCTCGGTGGGCTACCAAGGATGCAGATGTCGAAGATCGAGGCGATGACAAGGGGCTAGAGTCTGGTGGTTGCTAGACCCGCCGAACCGGTAGAGGTGGTTGGCGTGATTCCAAGGGGCCAGGCGCCATCCTTGGTCGATCGC contains the following coding sequences:
- a CDS encoding SH3 domain-containing protein, yielding MDYRVIQTHRSEFPHPITLQPGDPLQVGERYQGPEGWDNWYLCQTPGQAAGWVPAQVIGRNAQGDAVAAEAYCARELDVDVGQHVRGERELNSWVWCELVGGTTSGWVPLGVLAPMTDG
- a CDS encoding NAD(P)H-dependent oxidoreductase translates to MKLLHIDASVLGDNSVSRQLSAAVVQQWRDQVPGLDVSYRDLDAQPVPHLRSSSLAQSDPAEVADAEQVLAQFLAADVVVIGSPMYNFSVASTLKAWIDRLAVAGRTFKYTENGPVGLAGGKRVIVASSRGGLHTGAPTDFQDPYLRQVFAFFGIDNVEFVRAEGIAYSPQHRTDAIAQALAALPQPEELAAA
- a CDS encoding LysR substrate-binding domain-containing protein; the protein is MQDLNDLYYFAMVVDHGGFAAAERALGIPKSRLSRRISQLETDLGVRLLQRSTRRFAVTDVGTSVHRHAQTMLAEAQAAREVVDRLSAEPRGLVRASVPVSLAQMQLPKLLPIFLAQYPKVRLQLNISNRRVDIINEGYDVALRVRSRLDDDGSLVMRSFGQVQELLVASPKYLDRAGRPKDPDELTNHVTLSISEDEARQRWELHGPEGAVRRVDLQPRVAGFDFPLLQSMVKDGFGITMLPETVCADAVRNGELEVVLPDWSLPQGICHAVFASRRGLLPAVRVFIDFLAEHLPPQLEASRLDCGGACERAKEKIKASALGALAVDAG